A single genomic interval of uncultured Desulfobacter sp. harbors:
- a CDS encoding IS1634 family transposase produces MELEINRLDHYGVVAGVIKDLKIIEQVDSLLGTHEQSEISHGEAIAGMILNGLGFTDRPISLTPQFFENKPLDLLFRPGVCAEHFNRFKLSRTLDATHLYGSDALFATLAASVCRQEKVDCRFGCEDTSSFSVTGEHLPDEDLQAVTITHGYSKDHRPDLKQVVLELMVSQDGGIPLLMKCWSGNSDDNTIFQHRSKELVKAWKDLDDPRYLIMDSKGYNKKNAVNLKSLNFITRVPETNKPAKTTIQEALNQDSWETWDEKRKYTCFEVEHYGIKQRWIVVFSDTALNRAETTVKKATAKEQVKIEKALYHLQANRFTTEKDAQSALEKQCKSWKYHQVTTIEIEKHKKYLAKGRPAEDSPFEFEYQIKFQFEKNEQQIEQIIREKACFIVGSNLPQLELSDLEVLQAYQGQDYVEKGFGFLKSSLCFASSFFLEKASRIEGLIMVMTLSLLIYTIAQRRLRKALKQLDETIPNQIKQPIQRPTMRWVFQILEGINHVVIRDGKQVKIMLEGLNDLRRKILSLLGNSVARIYQITPHFQEACAEK; encoded by the coding sequence ATGGAATTAGAAATAAATCGATTAGATCATTATGGTGTTGTGGCTGGCGTAATCAAAGATCTGAAAATAATAGAGCAAGTTGATAGTCTGTTAGGCACACATGAACAATCGGAGATCAGTCACGGAGAAGCGATTGCCGGTATGATTCTCAATGGCCTTGGTTTTACTGATCGACCTATTTCCTTAACCCCTCAATTTTTTGAAAACAAACCATTGGATCTGTTATTTCGTCCTGGAGTATGCGCCGAACATTTCAACCGGTTTAAGTTGAGTCGTACTCTGGATGCAACTCACCTTTATGGCAGTGACGCCTTATTTGCTACCTTGGCCGCATCTGTTTGTCGGCAGGAAAAAGTTGATTGTCGTTTTGGTTGCGAAGATACCAGTAGTTTTTCTGTGACTGGTGAGCATCTTCCAGATGAAGACCTTCAAGCTGTCACTATTACTCATGGATATTCCAAAGACCACCGACCGGATCTGAAACAAGTGGTATTAGAGTTGATGGTCTCTCAAGATGGTGGAATTCCGCTTTTGATGAAATGCTGGAGTGGCAACTCTGATGATAATACTATTTTCCAACATCGGTCCAAAGAACTGGTAAAAGCCTGGAAAGATCTCGATGATCCTCGCTATCTGATTATGGATTCAAAAGGTTATAATAAAAAAAACGCCGTCAACCTGAAATCGTTAAATTTTATCACCCGAGTTCCCGAAACGAACAAGCCGGCCAAGACAACAATTCAAGAAGCTTTAAACCAGGATAGTTGGGAAACTTGGGATGAGAAGAGAAAGTATACCTGTTTTGAAGTAGAGCATTATGGGATCAAGCAACGCTGGATTGTAGTTTTTTCTGACACAGCTTTAAATCGTGCTGAAACAACAGTGAAAAAAGCCACAGCTAAAGAACAAGTTAAGATTGAGAAAGCGCTTTATCATTTACAGGCAAATCGCTTTACAACTGAAAAAGATGCTCAATCAGCACTGGAAAAACAGTGCAAAAGCTGGAAATATCACCAGGTAACAACGATTGAAATTGAAAAGCATAAAAAATATTTAGCCAAAGGCAGGCCTGCTGAAGACAGTCCGTTTGAATTTGAATATCAAATTAAATTTCAATTTGAAAAGAATGAGCAGCAAATTGAACAAATTATCCGGGAAAAGGCCTGCTTTATTGTTGGTAGCAACCTTCCACAATTGGAGTTGAGTGACCTTGAGGTACTTCAAGCGTATCAAGGCCAGGATTATGTTGAAAAGGGATTTGGTTTTTTGAAGAGTTCTTTGTGTTTTGCCTCATCATTTTTTCTGGAAAAAGCAAGCCGGATTGAGGGACTGATAATGGTCATGACCTTATCGTTACTCATTTACACTATTGCGCAAAGGCGCTTGAGGAAAGCCCTGAAACAGTTGGATGAAACGATTCCTAACCAGATCAAGCAACCCATTCAACGTCCAACTATGAGATGGGTTTTCCAAATTTTAGAAGGAATCAATCATGTTGTGATAAGAGATGGCAAACAGGTCAAGATAATGCTGGAAGGTCTTAATGATTTGCGCAGAAAAATATTATCCCTGTTGGGAAACTCTGTCGCACGAATTTATCAAATAACCCCTCATTTTCAAGAGGCTTGTGCAGAAAAATAG
- a CDS encoding IS4 family transposase translates to MIYLVLTSTQNFSYERRIICQKKFKNKTIVARNMLSKICAELIEYLKEILNSSQFVERHKQSQKDFIRQRKLPFQTLFLFFINFIKGSYQDELDHYFKALFRLDIPIKFVSKMALSLARKKLKYDAFIEFNRHLIEFFYDRFQHKKTWNGFNLLAIDGSTLKLFKYKEIRQHFGMLKPNKGPACVMARISQMFDVLNKVTIDTIINPYHVGERELLHSHMLNLLPNDLLLLDRGYPAYWIFNLIMSLEGNFCARISKQWKVVQNFVESGAQESIIDLQASYQSKIECDEIGLDTKPLRLRLIRVELDTGEIEVLITSLTNERKFPHEIFMDLYHKRWPVEVDYLFMKERIEIGNFSGTSVLSVYQDFHAKVLAKNLTCNLPDISITGSRCNREKG, encoded by the coding sequence ATGATATATTTAGTATTAACATCAACTCAAAATTTTTCTTATGAAAGGAGAATAATATGTCAAAAAAAATTCAAAAACAAAACGATTGTGGCACGGAACATGCTTTCCAAGATCTGTGCCGAACTGATCGAATATCTTAAAGAAATTTTGAATTCATCCCAATTTGTAGAAAGGCACAAACAATCCCAAAAAGATTTTATACGCCAACGAAAGCTTCCCTTTCAAACTCTTTTCCTGTTTTTCATAAATTTCATCAAAGGATCATATCAAGACGAGCTGGATCATTATTTTAAGGCATTATTTCGGCTGGATATCCCAATTAAGTTTGTCTCAAAAATGGCTTTATCCCTTGCTCGCAAGAAACTCAAATACGATGCTTTCATAGAATTCAACCGGCATCTCATTGAATTTTTCTATGACCGTTTCCAACATAAAAAAACATGGAACGGCTTTAATCTCCTTGCCATAGACGGGAGTACGTTGAAATTGTTTAAATATAAAGAGATTAGACAACATTTCGGTATGTTGAAGCCGAATAAAGGCCCGGCTTGTGTTATGGCACGTATTTCACAAATGTTTGATGTCCTTAATAAAGTCACAATTGACACCATTATCAACCCTTATCATGTCGGGGAAAGAGAACTATTGCACAGCCATATGCTCAATTTGCTTCCTAATGATTTGCTGTTATTGGATCGTGGCTATCCTGCTTATTGGATTTTCAACCTAATCATGTCTCTGGAAGGCAATTTTTGTGCAAGAATTTCCAAGCAGTGGAAAGTTGTTCAAAATTTTGTTGAGTCCGGGGCTCAAGAAAGCATAATTGATCTCCAAGCATCATACCAATCAAAAATAGAGTGTGATGAAATTGGTCTTGATACCAAGCCTTTACGTTTGCGCCTTATACGAGTCGAGCTTGACACTGGTGAAATAGAAGTGCTCATCACATCGTTGACCAATGAACGCAAGTTTCCCCATGAAATATTTATGGATTTGTACCACAAACGCTGGCCGGTTGAAGTCGATTACCTTTTTATGAAAGAACGTATTGAAATTGGAAATTTTTCCGGTACATCTGTTTTGTCCGTTTATCAAGATTTTCATGCGAAAGTCCTGGCAAAAAATCTTACATGTAACCTTCCTGATATTAGCATCACCGGCTCAAGATGTAATAGAGAAAAAGGATGA